In one Halorubrum sp. CBA1229 genomic region, the following are encoded:
- a CDS encoding SRPBCC family protein yields the protein MRRLNYDENVGRIVTYRSRSGGESDGRFDLGGCRVDSASSVEREGATLAVGRDVAVAPAVAAEALRDTHTWPDWGPAIDAVESDDRHVTSGTRGRVSVGGAWIPFRVTACNDRRWEWRVAGVPATGHRVDRYPSESDRSRVVIEVPVAAAWYVPVCRRALDRFAALVEGDAER from the coding sequence ATGCGTCGGCTTAACTACGACGAGAACGTTGGACGGATCGTGACTTACCGGTCTCGTTCGGGCGGCGAATCGGACGGACGTTTCGATCTCGGCGGGTGTCGCGTCGACTCCGCGTCGAGCGTCGAGCGAGAGGGAGCGACGCTCGCCGTGGGTCGCGACGTCGCCGTCGCGCCGGCGGTCGCCGCCGAGGCCCTCCGCGACACGCACACGTGGCCGGACTGGGGGCCGGCGATCGACGCCGTCGAGAGCGACGACCGCCACGTGACCAGCGGGACGAGGGGGCGTGTCTCGGTCGGCGGCGCGTGGATCCCGTTCCGCGTGACCGCGTGCAACGATCGTCGGTGGGAGTGGCGGGTCGCGGGGGTCCCCGCGACCGGTCACCGCGTCGACCGGTACCCGAGCGAGTCCGATCGCAGCCGCGTCGTGATCGAGGTGCCGGTCGCGGCGGCGTGGTACGTCCCCGTCTGCCGGCGCGCGCTCGACCGGTTCGCGGCGCTGGTGGAGGGCGACGCGGAGAGATAA
- a CDS encoding flavin reductase family protein, which yields MSHRSGEPDAFGSPYRLLSTAVTPRPIAWVSSRGPAGENLAPYSFFNTVAIDPPVVAFSPVATAADPKDTLANALETEAFVVNVVTETVVEAMNASSATLEAGESEFDRVGIDRAPSVRVDAPRVAAAAVSLECELYDAVEIGTSTLVLGEVVYAHVAEGALTDGKIDVDRLDTVGRLAGEWYASTDDRFELERPP from the coding sequence GTGTCCCACCGGAGCGGCGAACCGGACGCCTTCGGGTCGCCGTACCGCCTGCTCTCGACCGCGGTGACGCCGCGCCCCATCGCGTGGGTCTCCTCGCGGGGGCCGGCGGGCGAGAACCTCGCGCCGTACAGCTTCTTCAACACCGTCGCGATCGACCCGCCGGTCGTCGCGTTCTCGCCGGTGGCGACCGCGGCGGACCCGAAGGACACGCTCGCGAACGCCCTGGAGACGGAGGCGTTCGTCGTCAACGTCGTCACCGAGACCGTCGTCGAGGCGATGAACGCGTCGAGCGCGACGCTTGAGGCGGGCGAGAGCGAGTTCGACCGCGTCGGGATCGACCGCGCCCCGTCCGTCCGGGTCGACGCGCCGCGGGTGGCCGCGGCGGCCGTGAGCCTCGAGTGCGAGCTGTACGACGCCGTCGAGATCGGCACCTCGACGCTGGTGCTCGGCGAGGTCGTCTACGCCCACGTCGCCGAGGGCGCGCTGACCGACGGGAAGATCGACGTCGACCGCCTCGACACGGTCGGCCGGCTCGCCGGCGAGTGGTACGCCAGTACCGACGACCGGTTCGAACTGGAGCGTCCGCCGTAG
- a CDS encoding VOC family protein → MTDAPPTTGLHHVTNICTDMEETVAFYEDALGWHTVKRTQNYDDPGTPHYYFSSTPEGEPGTNVTYFEYPNSQGAPGPGASHHFAFGVEDEETLREWQEHLREQGVRVSEVKDRTYFKSIYFSDPDGLVFELATEGPGFTRDEEEPGSEEIDPFAEGYES, encoded by the coding sequence ATGACCGACGCCCCGCCCACTACCGGACTGCACCACGTGACGAACATCTGCACCGACATGGAGGAGACGGTCGCGTTCTACGAGGACGCGCTCGGCTGGCACACCGTCAAGCGGACCCAGAACTACGACGACCCGGGGACGCCGCACTACTACTTCTCGTCCACGCCCGAGGGCGAGCCCGGGACCAACGTCACCTACTTCGAGTACCCGAACTCGCAGGGCGCGCCCGGGCCGGGCGCGAGCCACCACTTCGCGTTCGGCGTCGAAGACGAGGAGACGCTCCGCGAGTGGCAAGAGCACCTCCGCGAGCAGGGGGTGCGGGTCTCCGAGGTGAAGGACCGCACCTACTTCAAGAGCATCTACTTCAGCGACCCCGACGGGCTCGTCTTCGAGCTGGCGACCGAGGGGCCGGGGTTCACCCGCGACGAGGAGGAGCCAGGCAGCGAGGAGATCGACCCGTTCGCGGAGGGGTACGAGAGCTGA
- a CDS encoding DoxX family membrane protein, whose product MLAEFTTLPLQLDGPLAGELFLLGRILFGATLAFMGLNHFMDVDTMAGYAEFKGLPAPRFSVIASGLLLVLGGLGVVLGAFPVLAAGALAAFLLVSAVTMHDFWSVDDPEEKQNEMTSFLKNVYGAGAAVALLAVGGTAWPYALGLGLF is encoded by the coding sequence ATGTTAGCTGAATTCACGACGCTACCACTGCAGCTCGACGGCCCCCTCGCGGGCGAACTGTTCCTGCTCGGCCGGATCCTGTTCGGCGCGACGCTCGCGTTCATGGGCCTGAACCACTTCATGGACGTCGACACCATGGCCGGCTACGCCGAGTTCAAGGGGCTCCCGGCGCCGCGCTTCTCCGTGATCGCCTCCGGGCTCCTGCTCGTGCTGGGCGGGCTCGGCGTCGTCCTCGGCGCGTTCCCCGTGCTCGCGGCCGGCGCGCTCGCCGCCTTCCTGCTCGTCTCCGCCGTGACGATGCACGACTTCTGGTCGGTCGACGACCCGGAGGAGAAGCAGAACGAGATGACGAGCTTCCTCAAGAACGTCTACGGCGCCGGCGCGGCGGTCGCGCTGCTCGCCGTCGGCGGCACCGCGTGGCCCTACGCGCTGGGCCTCGGTCTGTTCTGA
- a CDS encoding helix-turn-helix domain-containing protein — MSSQELAGSDPADTTEGEPDADASSGPDTPCPVVDSLEQIGSRWRLVVLHELLNGESRFNELKRETDANARTLSRVLDDLQETGFVDRRLEEESPVATYYSLTPKGESLAPVFEEIDDWAHEWLAECSG, encoded by the coding sequence ATGTCATCGCAGGAACTCGCCGGCTCCGATCCGGCGGACACGACCGAAGGGGAGCCCGACGCGGATGCCTCGTCCGGCCCGGACACGCCGTGTCCGGTTGTCGACTCGCTCGAACAGATCGGCTCGCGCTGGCGGCTCGTCGTGCTGCACGAGCTGTTGAACGGCGAGTCGCGGTTCAACGAGCTGAAACGCGAGACCGACGCGAACGCCCGGACGCTCTCGCGCGTGCTCGACGACCTCCAAGAGACCGGCTTCGTCGACCGGCGGTTGGAGGAGGAGTCGCCGGTGGCGACGTACTACAGCCTCACGCCGAAAGGCGAATCGCTCGCGCCCGTCTTCGAGGAGATCGACGACTGGGCCCACGAGTGGCTCGCCGAATGTAGCGGGTAG
- a CDS encoding acylphosphatase — protein MADRTRAHVYVSGRVQGVYYRATTRDTAREKGVDGWVRNLDDGRVEAVFEGPENAVREMVAWCETGSKAADVDDVDATYAEPEGLDGFEVRW, from the coding sequence ATGGCCGACCGCACGCGAGCACACGTGTACGTTTCGGGTCGCGTACAAGGCGTCTACTACCGCGCGACGACGCGCGACACCGCCCGGGAGAAGGGCGTCGACGGCTGGGTACGGAACCTCGACGACGGGCGCGTCGAGGCCGTCTTCGAAGGGCCGGAGAACGCGGTCCGCGAGATGGTCGCGTGGTGCGAGACGGGGAGTAAGGCGGCCGATGTCGACGACGTCGACGCCACGTACGCGGAGCCGGAGGGGCTAGACGGGTTCGAGGTGCGGTGGTGA
- a CDS encoding phosphomannomutase has product MDLFGTAGIRGSAEERVTPELALAVGRAVAAEVRGAAEADGSDRTNGDGRPAEVVLARDGRVTGDALAAAMESGLASGGVRVLRAGRLPTPALAHASRGRYGVMLTASHNPPTDNGIKLFRDGSEFDREAERAVEERVSNGGPPAAWDAWTETERVDALGGYLGDVRAYAERFGAPLDGLRVAVDCGNGMAGPATPTVLRELGADVVTLNGNVDGHFPGRGSKPTPETLRDLRAFIADANEGLDDPGRPGTDGGSEARDAEGDTAGFAFGIGHDGDADRIVVVDADGEVVHEDTVLAMLAERYTRESDAADPVVVTTPNASGRIDERVQEAGGRVERVRLGALHEGIAAVREEATASGEMDAEAGGDADTRVVFAAEPWKHIHVAHGEWIDGVASAAVIARLVADEGLDGLREPITERPYRKVSVDCPDDAKAGAMERLETELPAAFPDATVDTDHGVRLEFPDASWTLVRPSGTEPYVRVYAESDAVDELVANVEAVVADAVSAAADP; this is encoded by the coding sequence ATGGACTTGTTCGGAACCGCGGGGATCCGCGGGAGCGCCGAGGAGCGGGTCACCCCCGAACTCGCGCTCGCCGTGGGGCGCGCCGTCGCGGCGGAGGTACGGGGAGCGGCCGAGGCGGACGGAAGCGACCGGACGAACGGGGACGGGCGGCCCGCCGAGGTCGTGCTCGCCCGAGACGGACGCGTGACGGGCGACGCGCTCGCGGCGGCGATGGAGTCGGGGCTCGCGTCGGGCGGCGTCCGGGTGCTGCGCGCGGGTCGGCTCCCGACGCCGGCGCTCGCGCACGCCTCGCGGGGCCGGTACGGCGTCATGCTCACCGCCTCGCACAACCCCCCGACCGACAACGGGATCAAGCTGTTCCGCGACGGCAGCGAGTTCGACCGGGAGGCCGAGCGCGCCGTCGAGGAGCGGGTGTCGAACGGGGGGCCGCCCGCGGCGTGGGACGCGTGGACCGAGACGGAGCGCGTCGACGCCCTCGGCGGGTACCTCGGTGACGTCCGCGCGTACGCGGAGCGGTTCGGCGCCCCCCTCGACGGGCTCCGGGTCGCGGTCGACTGCGGGAACGGGATGGCCGGGCCCGCGACGCCGACCGTGCTCCGCGAGCTCGGGGCCGACGTCGTCACGCTCAACGGGAACGTCGACGGCCACTTCCCGGGCCGCGGCAGCAAGCCGACCCCGGAGACGCTCCGGGACCTCCGCGCGTTCATCGCCGACGCCAACGAGGGACTGGACGACCCCGGCCGCCCGGGTACGGACGGGGGGAGCGAAGCCCGCGACGCCGAGGGCGACACGGCGGGGTTCGCGTTCGGAATCGGCCACGACGGCGACGCCGACCGGATCGTGGTCGTCGACGCCGACGGCGAGGTGGTCCACGAGGACACCGTCCTCGCGATGCTCGCGGAGCGGTACACCCGCGAGAGCGACGCGGCCGATCCCGTGGTCGTCACGACCCCGAACGCCTCCGGTCGGATCGACGAGCGCGTCCAAGAGGCGGGCGGACGCGTCGAGCGCGTTCGGCTTGGCGCCCTCCACGAGGGCATCGCGGCGGTCCGCGAGGAGGCGACGGCCAGCGGGGAGATGGACGCGGAAGCGGGCGGAGACGCCGACACCCGCGTCGTCTTCGCCGCGGAGCCGTGGAAGCACATCCACGTCGCCCACGGCGAGTGGATCGACGGGGTCGCCTCGGCGGCCGTGATCGCCCGGCTCGTCGCCGACGAGGGACTCGACGGCCTCCGCGAGCCGATCACGGAGCGCCCGTACCGCAAGGTGAGCGTCGACTGCCCCGACGACGCCAAGGCCGGGGCGATGGAGCGGCTGGAGACCGAGCTGCCGGCGGCGTTCCCCGACGCGACCGTGGACACCGACCACGGCGTCCGCCTGGAGTTCCCGGACGCCTCGTGGACGCTGGTCCGGCCCTCCGGCACGGAGCCGTACGTCCGGGTGTACGCCGAGAGCGACGCGGTCGACGAGCTCGTCGCGAACGTCGAAGCCGTCGTCGCCGACGCGGTGAGCGCGGCCGCGGACCCGTGA
- a CDS encoding BMP family protein, with product MVSDLDRRRFVKAASAAGLIGLAGCSGGPSDDGSDGNDSEDGSDGSDGDDGMDGSDGDDGSDGGNGPAANIGMVYATGGLGDGSFNDQAQQGAIQAEEELDISFQEAQPDEVAQFSNFQQQFAESTDPNYDLVCCIGFLQADSLSETSGSYPDQNFMIVDSVVDGDNVASYTFKEHEGSYLAGLMSSLLTTRDFSAGAGSTAGDSTNVGFVGGVESGLIQKFQAGFEAGVAAGSDDVDVSVNYTGSFNDPAAGREAATAMYNSGADIVYHAAGNTGTGVFQAAQEQEKFAIGVDRDQSVTRPDYADVILGSMVKRVDTAVYNAIDATVDGEFPGGSNVALGLDNEGVALVYGDQLGSEIPTDVQDEVATAREDIIAGDISVPSEV from the coding sequence ATGGTATCCGACCTCGATCGGCGGCGGTTCGTCAAGGCGGCAAGCGCAGCGGGCCTCATCGGCCTCGCCGGCTGTAGCGGCGGGCCGAGCGACGACGGTTCGGACGGCAACGACTCGGAGGACGGCTCGGACGGGTCCGACGGCGACGACGGGATGGACGGGTCCGACGGCGACGACGGCTCGGACGGCGGGAACGGCCCGGCGGCGAACATCGGGATGGTGTACGCGACCGGCGGCCTCGGCGACGGGTCGTTCAACGACCAGGCCCAGCAGGGGGCGATACAGGCCGAAGAGGAGCTCGACATCTCCTTCCAGGAGGCCCAGCCCGACGAGGTGGCGCAGTTCAGCAACTTCCAGCAGCAGTTCGCGGAGTCGACCGATCCGAACTACGACCTGGTCTGCTGTATCGGCTTCCTCCAGGCGGACTCGCTCTCGGAGACGTCCGGGTCGTACCCCGACCAGAACTTCATGATCGTCGACTCGGTTGTCGACGGAGACAACGTCGCGAGCTACACGTTCAAGGAGCACGAAGGGTCGTACCTCGCGGGCCTGATGTCGAGCCTCCTCACCACCCGCGACTTCTCGGCGGGCGCGGGGTCGACCGCGGGCGACTCCACGAACGTCGGCTTCGTCGGCGGCGTCGAGTCCGGCCTGATCCAGAAGTTCCAGGCCGGCTTCGAGGCGGGCGTCGCGGCAGGCAGCGACGACGTCGACGTCAGCGTCAACTACACCGGCAGCTTCAACGACCCCGCGGCGGGCCGCGAGGCGGCGACCGCGATGTACAACAGCGGCGCTGACATCGTCTACCACGCCGCGGGCAACACCGGCACCGGCGTCTTCCAGGCCGCGCAGGAGCAGGAGAAGTTCGCGATCGGCGTCGACCGCGACCAGTCGGTCACGCGTCCCGACTACGCCGACGTCATCCTCGGTAGCATGGTCAAGCGGGTCGACACGGCCGTCTACAACGCGATCGACGCGACCGTCGACGGCGAGTTCCCCGGCGGGTCGAACGTCGCGCTCGGCCTCGACAACGAGGGCGTCGCGCTCGTCTACGGCGACCAGCTCGGCTCCGAGATCCCCACCGACGTCCAGGACGAGGTCGCGACCGCGCGAGAGGACATCATCGCCGGCGACATCTCCGTCCCCTCGGAAGTCTAG
- a CDS encoding ABC transporter ATP-binding protein, protein MATAVHLDGITKRFPGVVANDDVDLEVERGTVHALLGENGAGKTTLMNVLYGLYEPTSGVVRLDGEPREFGSPRDAIDAGIGMIHQHFMLVDPMTVTENITLGNEPRKWGGLAVDRSGAREAVVELADRYGFDVDPDARIEDVSVGEQQRVEILKALYRGADTLILDEPTAVLTPQEVDELFGVLDELTAQGKTIIFITHKLGEAMRAADDISVLRDGRKVGTVDADATTQEELAELMVGREVLMEIDRGAAEAGEVVASASDVVVEDDRGVRAVDGVSFEVRAGEVFGIAGVDGNGQSELVEAVTGLRTPDGGEIRFVGEDVTTASRRQRIDAGMAYIPEDRQERGLVMEFDLVENGLLGSQHGSELASNGRIDWSKTRGHAESIIDEYDIRPPDADAGAESLSGGNQQKFIVGREFERDPELVVASHPTRGVDVGSIEFIHERLLELRRQGVAILLVSSKLEEVQGLSDRLAVAYEGEFVDVVDPDETTEEELGLLMAGERPGDDGGDGGGSAATGRGEGDETDRDAPTDLADATDGERA, encoded by the coding sequence ATGGCCACAGCCGTCCACCTCGACGGGATAACGAAGCGGTTTCCCGGAGTCGTGGCGAACGACGACGTCGACCTCGAAGTCGAGCGCGGCACCGTCCACGCCCTCCTCGGCGAGAACGGGGCCGGCAAGACGACGCTGATGAACGTTCTCTACGGCCTCTACGAACCGACGTCGGGGGTGGTTCGGCTCGACGGCGAACCGCGCGAGTTCGGCTCGCCGCGGGACGCGATCGACGCCGGGATCGGGATGATCCACCAGCACTTCATGCTCGTGGACCCGATGACCGTCACCGAGAACATCACGCTCGGCAACGAGCCGCGGAAGTGGGGAGGGCTCGCCGTCGACCGATCCGGGGCGCGCGAGGCCGTCGTCGAGCTTGCCGACCGCTACGGGTTCGACGTCGACCCGGACGCGCGGATCGAGGACGTCTCCGTCGGGGAGCAACAGCGCGTCGAGATCCTGAAGGCGCTGTACCGCGGCGCCGACACGCTGATCTTAGACGAGCCGACCGCCGTGTTGACGCCTCAGGAGGTCGACGAGCTGTTCGGCGTGCTCGACGAGCTCACCGCGCAGGGGAAGACGATCATCTTCATCACCCACAAGCTCGGCGAGGCGATGCGCGCGGCCGACGACATCTCCGTCCTCCGAGACGGGCGGAAGGTCGGGACCGTCGACGCGGACGCGACCACGCAGGAGGAGCTCGCGGAGCTGATGGTCGGTCGCGAGGTCCTCATGGAGATCGACCGCGGGGCCGCGGAGGCGGGCGAGGTCGTCGCCTCGGCCTCCGATGTCGTCGTCGAGGACGACCGCGGGGTCCGGGCGGTCGACGGCGTCTCCTTCGAGGTCCGCGCCGGCGAGGTGTTCGGGATCGCCGGCGTCGACGGCAACGGCCAGTCGGAGCTCGTCGAGGCGGTGACCGGCCTTCGGACCCCCGACGGGGGCGAGATCCGGTTCGTCGGGGAAGACGTCACGACCGCCTCGCGGCGGCAGCGGATCGACGCCGGGATGGCGTACATCCCCGAAGACCGCCAGGAGCGCGGACTGGTGATGGAGTTCGACCTCGTCGAGAACGGACTCCTCGGCAGCCAACACGGCTCAGAACTCGCCTCCAACGGCCGGATCGACTGGTCGAAAACCCGGGGACACGCCGAGTCTATCATCGACGAGTACGACATCCGACCGCCGGACGCCGACGCCGGCGCGGAGTCGCTCTCCGGCGGCAACCAGCAGAAGTTCATCGTCGGCCGCGAGTTCGAGCGCGACCCGGAGCTGGTCGTCGCCTCGCACCCGACGCGGGGCGTCGACGTCGGGTCGATCGAGTTCATCCACGAGCGGCTCCTAGAGCTCCGCCGTCAGGGCGTGGCGATCCTCCTCGTCTCCTCGAAGCTCGAGGAGGTACAGGGGCTCTCGGACCGCTTGGCCGTCGCCTACGAGGGCGAGTTCGTCGACGTGGTCGACCCGGACGAGACGACGGAAGAGGAGCTCGGCCTGCTGATGGCCGGGGAGCGGCCGGGAGACGACGGCGGGGACGGAGGTGGATCGGCGGCGACGGGGCGCGGCGAGGGCGACGAGACCGATCGGGACGCGCCGACCGACCTCGCGGACGCCACGGACGGTGAGCGAGCGTGA
- a CDS encoding ABC transporter permease yields MSAADRARDALSRLVDASATERILISTAALVLSVLIGAVLVLVAGRMTTCTAGEAVYYFGMGFCYDPVVVFDRLFLGALGDPFSGSWSPNGQFSVTLRETTLLLFTGLSVALAFRAGIFNIGTQGQMVVGALATALGVLWASSLVSGVVGTVVLIPFGLLVGAVFGGLYGAVPGLLKAYADANEVITTIMLNFIATGVALYLVSGVFKDPESAANQTVPLPEFAQFPALLFGARQDFSIVALAFGLLAVAALYYVLEHTAFGYDVRTSGVQPGAAEYGGVDAKRTVVASLTLSGALGGIAGAMYVMMILGTFQTGIPSYGFDGITVSILAGNNPLGVGIAALLFGVLKSGTTVVQFATDVPPQLVGVLRGLIILFVAMPEFFRLMARGLPGTGSRPEAVATDGGTAGDGGGETDE; encoded by the coding sequence GTGAGCGCCGCCGACCGCGCGCGGGACGCTCTCTCTCGGCTGGTCGACGCGTCCGCGACCGAGCGGATCCTGATCAGCACGGCGGCGCTCGTCCTCTCCGTCCTCATCGGTGCGGTGCTGGTCCTCGTGGCCGGTCGGATGACGACGTGTACCGCGGGCGAGGCGGTGTACTACTTCGGGATGGGGTTCTGTTACGACCCCGTCGTCGTCTTCGATCGGCTCTTCCTCGGGGCGCTCGGCGACCCGTTCAGCGGGAGCTGGTCGCCGAACGGGCAGTTCTCGGTTACCCTCCGGGAGACGACGCTGCTGCTGTTCACCGGGCTCTCGGTTGCCTTGGCGTTCCGCGCCGGGATCTTCAACATCGGGACGCAGGGACAGATGGTCGTCGGCGCGCTGGCGACCGCGCTCGGCGTCCTCTGGGCGTCGTCGCTCGTGTCGGGCGTCGTCGGAACCGTCGTGCTGATCCCGTTCGGGCTCCTCGTCGGCGCGGTGTTCGGTGGTCTCTACGGAGCGGTTCCGGGTCTGCTGAAGGCGTACGCCGACGCCAACGAGGTGATCACGACGATCATGCTCAACTTCATCGCTACCGGCGTCGCGCTCTACCTCGTCAGCGGGGTGTTCAAGGACCCCGAGAGCGCCGCGAACCAGACCGTACCGCTCCCGGAGTTCGCGCAGTTCCCGGCTCTGCTGTTCGGCGCCCGGCAGGACTTCTCGATCGTCGCGCTCGCGTTCGGTCTCCTCGCCGTCGCCGCGCTGTACTACGTCCTCGAGCACACGGCCTTCGGCTACGACGTCCGAACGAGCGGCGTCCAGCCCGGGGCGGCCGAGTACGGCGGCGTCGACGCCAAGCGCACCGTCGTCGCGAGCCTGACGCTGTCGGGCGCGCTCGGCGGTATCGCCGGCGCGATGTACGTGATGATGATCCTCGGGACGTTCCAGACCGGCATTCCCTCGTACGGCTTCGACGGGATCACCGTCTCGATCCTCGCCGGCAACAACCCGCTCGGCGTCGGGATCGCCGCGCTGCTGTTCGGCGTGCTGAAGAGCGGGACGACGGTCGTGCAGTTTGCGACCGACGTGCCGCCGCAGCTCGTCGGCGTCCTCCGTGGGCTCATCATCCTGTTCGTGGCGATGCCGGAGTTCTTCCGGCTGATGGCCCGCGGACTGCCGGGCACGGGGTCGAGGCCGGAGGCGGTCGCGACCGACGGCGGCACCGCCGGCGACGGCGGAGGTGAGACCGATGAGTGA
- a CDS encoding ABC transporter permease — MSDAPADPEGAGVSAESAEGEGFFERYTTRAIAAGVTVATVVALLLAGALFPDSLAGTLSDALTSRNTLASALRLSVPIAFAALGGIFAEKSGVINIGLEGLLIISAFSAIYVADLTGGVWLGFAGGVVASTLLAALFAVVTIGFRADQIIAGLAVWLIALGLAPFASQVIYGSPNTPIVATSPSITVPVLADIPFFGALFSASPSVYMLFAAVFGSWYVFERTAFGRWIRASGENPKALDTAGVSVTRVRYAAVLISGVLAGMGGAALSLDLGQFTGNGPTMVNGKGFIAIVAYLFGNYNPVGAFLSTMLFAGLDAVQTVLQLQGIGIPRQLIRVTPFVVVILVLALVGRTRLPEAAGEHYETEE, encoded by the coding sequence ATGAGTGACGCGCCCGCGGACCCCGAGGGCGCCGGCGTCTCGGCCGAGAGCGCCGAGGGTGAGGGCTTCTTCGAGCGGTACACGACCCGGGCGATCGCCGCCGGCGTGACGGTCGCCACGGTCGTCGCGCTGCTGCTCGCCGGGGCGCTGTTCCCGGACTCGCTCGCGGGGACGCTCTCGGACGCGCTCACGAGCCGGAACACGCTCGCGTCGGCGCTGCGGCTGTCCGTGCCGATCGCGTTCGCCGCCCTCGGGGGTATCTTCGCGGAGAAGTCGGGCGTGATCAACATCGGGCTGGAGGGGCTCCTGATCATCTCGGCGTTCAGCGCCATCTACGTCGCCGACCTCACCGGCGGTGTCTGGCTCGGCTTCGCCGGCGGAGTGGTCGCGAGCACGCTGCTCGCGGCGCTGTTCGCCGTCGTGACGATCGGGTTCCGCGCGGACCAGATCATCGCCGGGCTCGCGGTCTGGCTCATCGCGCTCGGGCTCGCGCCGTTCGCCTCGCAGGTGATCTACGGCAGTCCGAACACGCCGATCGTGGCGACGTCGCCGTCGATCACGGTGCCGGTGCTCGCCGACATCCCGTTCTTCGGCGCGCTCTTCTCGGCGTCGCCGTCGGTGTACATGCTGTTCGCCGCCGTCTTCGGCTCGTGGTACGTCTTCGAGCGGACGGCGTTCGGCCGGTGGATCCGCGCTAGCGGCGAGAACCCGAAGGCGCTCGATACCGCCGGTGTGAGCGTTACCCGCGTCCGGTACGCGGCGGTGCTGATCTCGGGCGTCCTCGCGGGAATGGGCGGCGCGGCGCTGTCGCTCGACCTCGGTCAGTTCACCGGCAACGGCCCGACGATGGTCAACGGGAAGGGGTTCATCGCCATCGTCGCGTACCTGTTCGGCAACTACAACCCGGTCGGGGCGTTCCTCTCGACGATGCTGTTCGCGGGGCTGGACGCGGTCCAGACCGTGCTCCAGCTCCAGGGGATCGGGATCCCCCGTCAGCTCATCCGGGTCACGCCGTTCGTGGTTGTCATCCTCGTCCTCGCCTTAGTCGGGCGGACGCGGCTCCCAGAGGCGGCCGGGGAGCACTACGAGACGGAGGAGTGA
- the fer gene encoding ferredoxin Fer: MTGLKHVDTERLREWLDEVREGETTAALMLAVAYDKGIGTGELASWYGRSTESVEETIAALDSPGYVAEIARLEGADIEAVAEESNLTVDSVEEWFAELSDRPVSEAAGVIRGYAQGGVEPLVTGEPSTVYHLDHDAMTERGWSLNDPDLFEKAAESDLGLPEYGRFLVEPDESILEAAERGGRSWPYACRGGACSNCAVIVVDGDVAMPGQSVLSDAQIRETNARLSCVGVPVTDEVRVVTGVGDLSEFADLRLPSLADGDGSAESASD, from the coding sequence ATGACCGGACTCAAACACGTCGACACTGAGCGGCTCCGGGAGTGGCTCGACGAGGTCCGCGAGGGGGAGACGACCGCGGCGCTGATGCTCGCCGTGGCGTACGACAAGGGGATCGGAACGGGCGAACTGGCGTCGTGGTACGGTCGGTCGACCGAGTCGGTCGAGGAGACGATCGCGGCGCTCGACTCGCCGGGGTACGTCGCGGAGATCGCCCGGCTCGAAGGGGCCGATATCGAGGCGGTCGCCGAGGAGTCGAACCTGACGGTCGATTCGGTCGAGGAGTGGTTCGCCGAGCTGTCGGACCGCCCCGTCTCCGAGGCGGCCGGCGTGATCCGCGGGTACGCGCAGGGCGGGGTCGAGCCCCTCGTCACGGGCGAGCCCTCCACGGTGTACCACCTCGACCACGACGCGATGACCGAGCGCGGCTGGTCGCTCAACGACCCGGACCTCTTCGAGAAAGCGGCGGAGTCGGACCTCGGGCTGCCCGAGTACGGCCGCTTCCTCGTCGAACCCGACGAGTCGATCCTCGAGGCCGCGGAGCGCGGCGGCCGGTCGTGGCCGTACGCCTGTCGGGGCGGCGCGTGCTCGAACTGCGCCGTCATCGTGGTCGACGGCGACGTCGCGATGCCGGGGCAGTCGGTGCTCTCGGACGCGCAGATCCGGGAGACGAACGCCCGGCTCTCCTGCGTCGGCGTCCCGGTCACCGACGAGGTCCGGGTCGTCACCGGCGTCGGCGACTTATCCGAGTTCGCCGACCTGCGGCTCCCCTCGCTGGCTGACGGCGACGGGTCCGCGGAATCGGCGTCGGACTGA